The following DNA comes from Chryseobacterium gallinarum.
TAATAATCTGTTATTTTTTTTCATTAATGATCATTCGAAAAGTGCAAGGCCATAAAGTTTTGAATCAATAGTATGGATTTTATACTTAAAGCTAAACCACAAAGCATAAAAGTTTTGAACACTTTAGTTTTTTAAGTTAAAGCATAACGTGAGAATTACACAGAAGTAAAAAACCAAGATTTTATTACTAATCTGCGGGATCTGCATAATCTGCGTGCCAAAGTTATGCATAAAACATCTGTGAAAATCTGAGAAATCTGTGGTTACAATAAAATAAAATATTTTTTATGTAAAACCTTCTCATTCACGTGTTGAATTATAAAATTCCCATCAAATTTATAAAAACAGAACATTTTTCCACACCATAAAACCTATTAAATTATTAATTAACATTTTTTGGAAAGATTATTGCTGTATTTCATCTCATGAAACAGCAGAATTACCACAATCACAGAAAATTTTATCCGCCTCATCATTTTATATACCTTCCTCTATTAATTTTATTGGAAGTTTATGGGATTTATAAAGTATGGGATGATCCGGTCAATAAGCTGACATGGATATTATTTTCTATTGTTATTTTTCTGCTTTTCTATCTGGCATTCATGACAAGACAGCATTATGCATTGGGACTTCAGAACCGTATTGTCATCCTTGAATTCAGGCAACGATATTTTGAAATTTTTAATAACAGATCTGAAGAAACTGTTGGAAAATTAAAATTTGATCAGATAGCAGCTCTGAGATTTGCTGATGATGAAGAATTCAAAGAACTTTTGTATAGAGCTCTTCACGAAAACATTTCAGGAGACGAGATCAAAAGATCGATTAAAAACTGGAGAGCCGACCGACTCAGAATTTGATACTCACACAAAAATATTAAGCTATGAAAAAATGGAGCATTTACAGTATTATGATAGTAAGCTTGTTGACATTAACGAGCTGTGAAGCAGTAGAAACAATTTTTAAAGCCGGAATGTGGTGGGGAATTTTTCTGGTCTGTGTGATAGTAGTGATTCTTTTACTTATTTTTTCGAAGGGTAAAAACTCTTAACCATGTTTTATGGAGAAGAATACAGAGATAGAAATTATTACGCATTTAAAGCCGGCAAAAATTGTTAAAATAATGAAGGACCCGGAGGCTTCTGCAAAGGCGGTACATCTTGTATATACCACCGATGCAGAAACGGCCGGAATTACCCGGAAAAAGACAGGAAAAAAATATTCCTACTATAAGGATGGTGAAAAAATCAAAGACAAAGATGAGATTACAAGAATCAACAAACTTGTTATTCCTCCGGCGTGGGAAAATGTATGGATTTGTGCCCTGGAAAACGGACATCTTCAGGCCACCGGTTTTGACGCTAAAAAAAGAAAGCAGTACCGTTATCATCCTTTGTGGAGTGCTCTGAGAAATCATACAAAATTCTACAGAATGCTTCAGTTCGGGTATGCATTACCTAAAATCAGGCTCCATATAGAACAGGATCTTGCTCTGAGAAATTTTGAAAAACGGAAAATCCTGGCCCTCATCGTCAGCCTTATGCAAAGAACCAATATCCGTATTGGTAATAATATCTACGAAAAACTGTATGGCTCCTTTGGGCTGACTACTTTAAAAGATAAACACGTTGAAGTTAAAGGTCAGAAAATCACATTTTCATTTAAAGGGAAGAAAGGCATTGTACATCATATTGATCTCAGAAGTAAAAGATTGGCAAGGCTTGTTCAGAAATGTAAAGATATCCCGGGAAAAGAGCTTTTCCAATATCTTGATGATGAAGGAAACCGTCATTCTATAGACTCGGGGATGGTGAATGAATACATCAAGGAAATCAGCGGAGAGGATTTTACTGCTAAAGATTTCAGGACATGGTCCGGAACGGTGAGTGCGCTGATCGCTTTTAAGGAGATCGGATATGCCGAAAACAACACCGAATATAAAAAGAAAGTAAAGGAAGCTTTGGATATTGTCGCCGAACATCTTGGTAATACCACAGCAGTCTGTAAAAAGTATTATGTGCATCCTTTAGTCATCAATCTTTATGAGAACAATACGATCAAAAAATACCTTGATGAACTGGAAGTTATTGAGGAAAACGATGGGAAAGCTGACCTGACGAAGGAGGAAAAACTGGTGATTAAGATTTTGGAAAATGAGAAGATGTAGGATTTTGGCTGGAAGAGGAAAGTTGGAGGCTGGAAGTGCTAGTGGACGAGTATTACCCGGATGCTATTTTTAATTATTCATGTTATTATGATCATTGGATTTTTGATTTCTAACAAAAGGGAAATTTAGTATATATGGGATTCTTCCTTCGTCAGAATGACAGATGGTATGAATAAATGATAGACAAATATAAATCTGTTAAAAAACAACAATCGCTTTTTCAAGCTCTCAGGAACTTCCAGCTTCCCTTCTCCCGGCTTCCAGCCCATTTGCCTACCCCATCACCCTATTACTCAAAAATTGTGTCCTGTATTCCTTTGGGGTAATCCCCGCTATTTTTTTAAAAAGCTGGGTAAAATGGGATGCGGTATGAAAATTCAATTCGTAGGCAATTTCTGCAATGTCTTTACTTGAATG
Coding sequences within:
- a CDS encoding DNA topoisomerase IB — protein: MEKNTEIEIITHLKPAKIVKIMKDPEASAKAVHLVYTTDAETAGITRKKTGKKYSYYKDGEKIKDKDEITRINKLVIPPAWENVWICALENGHLQATGFDAKKRKQYRYHPLWSALRNHTKFYRMLQFGYALPKIRLHIEQDLALRNFEKRKILALIVSLMQRTNIRIGNNIYEKLYGSFGLTTLKDKHVEVKGQKITFSFKGKKGIVHHIDLRSKRLARLVQKCKDIPGKELFQYLDDEGNRHSIDSGMVNEYIKEISGEDFTAKDFRTWSGTVSALIAFKEIGYAENNTEYKKKVKEALDIVAEHLGNTTAVCKKYYVHPLVINLYENNTIKKYLDELEVIEENDGKADLTKEEKLVIKILENEKM
- a CDS encoding DUF6526 family protein, with product MKQQNYHNHRKFYPPHHFIYLPLLILLEVYGIYKVWDDPVNKLTWILFSIVIFLLFYLAFMTRQHYALGLQNRIVILEFRQRYFEIFNNRSEETVGKLKFDQIAALRFADDEEFKELLYRALHENISGDEIKRSIKNWRADRLRI